A single region of the Mercenaria mercenaria strain notata chromosome 6, MADL_Memer_1, whole genome shotgun sequence genome encodes:
- the LOC128557796 gene encoding uncharacterized protein LOC128557796 isoform X2 yields MSAAGASTSGAAEHIEMGEDARKCKEFLCTHIRLATRNPRVKVSSVRDIIQELVKGLPEIRHSLLYNKIKINGVKAPQVEIFKRHKVACQGYVDTTESQVRNKPAQHEKQILKKMEKFMKSEEFTDIDVRVGRKIFKCHKIVLAASSSYFKALFSSGMSEVQNGFVDLEAVGETEFRDILKVMYSGKCDLNANNVQGLLYTASYLQISFVEKDCIQFIENSIGEFCDSVHFELLKLSNDLSLVSITSRLIYWVACKLQHVRNLEVFKVNMTIDNIIELLDFPLNICSEDEICDSLLKWIEFDMEKRRQYGKDVISKINCLALTEKYMREVFLCHPVVRASTDLKEFTSKCSEYLARPGRQWEYIGEDEAALHRVGHKNVDVLAVCYPTSIQFTQFASLLGGHEYSGQFAMFRESRNDKLRNLKRRPDFIAACNRGRSQIVISTGTQLFYFNGDTCKWSCGPSHTAPSENNCLLYDPDLDCIYSVVAGLEKILIEKCAARCNDMEVLYAENARKEIVQNRTCAYLIGENIYLIKPYHSYTSENKCASIYRFNTITKCMTFIEDTELPFLCSTAVPYKDMVFLIDQSGENILRVSDNGTLIEQHGTVRGDFGYHIPALRISTDFGACIYSGQLILAGGRKTQLKQYFGYDLDSHGTCKYLNTESKCEPAVCLKMTICLERG; encoded by the exons GTGCTGCTGAGCATATAGAAATGGGAGAAGATGCAAGGAAATGCAAGGAATTTCTGTGTACACATATCAGATTGGCTACCCGCAATCCAAGAGTCAAAGTGAGTAGTGTGAGAGACATCATACAGGAGCTTGTA AAAGGTTTGCCTGAAATACGTCACTCATTGCTGTACAATAAGATAAAGATAAATGGAGTGAAGGCACCGCAAGTGGAGATTTTCAAACGTCATAAAGTTGCATGTCAGGGTTATGTAGACACAACAGAGTCTCAG GTCCGAAATAAGCCTGCCCAGCATGAAAAGCAGATTCtgaagaaaatggaaaaattCATGAAATCTGAGGAATTCACTGATATTGATGTCCGTGTTGGAAGAAAGATTTTCAAGTGTCATAAAATTGTATTAGCAGCATCCAGCTCttatttcaaagctttattttcGTCTGGAATGAGTGAGGTTCAGAATGGATTTGTGGATCTTGAAGCAGTTGGTGAAACAGAGTTTCGGGATATTTTAAAGGTGATGTATTCTGGGAAATGTGACTTAAATGCAAACAATGTACAAGGACTTCTTTATACGGCTTCCTATCTTCAGATTTCGTTTGTAGAGAAAGACTGTATTCAGTTCATTGAAAACAGTATAGGTGAATTTTGTGACAGTGTGCATTTTGAACTGCTGAAATTGAGTAATGACCTGAGTTTAGTATCCATTACAAGTAGATTAATATACTGGGTGGCATGTAAGTTACAACATGTGAGGAACTTGGAAGTATTCAAAGTGAACATGACCATAGACAATATAATAGAACTGCTTGATTTTCCCTTGAATATTTGTAGTGAAGATGAAATTTGTGACTCATTGCTAAAGTGGATTGAGTTCGATATGGAAAAGCGAAGGCAGTACGGCAAAGATgtgatatcaaaaataaattgCCTAGCTTTGACAGAGAAATACATGCGGGAGGTATTCTTATGTCACCCTGTAGTTAGAGCAAGTACTGATCTGAAGGAATTCACATCCAAATGTTCAGAGTACCTGGCAAGACCTGGTAGACAGTGGGAATATATCGGTGAAGACGAAGCCGCGTTGCATCGTGTTGGACATAAGAATGTTGATGTCCTTGCAGTTTGTTATCCTACCAGTATACAGTTCACGCAGTTCGCAAGTCTTCTTGGAGGGCATGAGTATTCTGGGCAGTTTGCAATGTTTCGGGAATCAAGAAATGATAAGCTCCGCAATTTAAAGCGTCGGCCTGACTTCATAGCAGCATGCAACCGTGGTCGCTCACAAATTGTAATTTCAACGGGAACACAGCTGTTCTATTTTAATGGTGACACTTGTAAATGGAGCTGTGGTCCATCTCATACAGCACCATCAGAGAATAACTGTCTTCTCTATGATCCAGACTTGGACTGCATTTATAGTGTTGTTGCTGGCTTAGAAAAAATCCTTATTGAAAAATGTGCGGCCCGTTGTAATGACATGGAAGTTCTTTATGCAGAAAATGCACGGAAAGAAATAGTGCAGAACAGAACATGTGCATATTTGATAGGAGAGAACATTTACCTGATAAAGCCATACCACTCCTATACCTCAGAAAACAAATGTGCATCCATATACAGATTTAATACAATCACAAAGTGTATGACTTTTATAGAAGATACAGAATTACCTTTTCTTTGTTCTACAGCTGTGCCGTACAAAGACATGGTGTTTCTTATTGACCAGTCAGGGGAAAACATATTGAGAGTGTCAGATAATGGCACGCTTATTGAGCAACACGGAACCGTTAGAGGAGACTTTGGTTACCATATACCTGCACTGCGTATAAGTACAGATTTCGGAGCGTGCATATATAGTGGACAGCTAATTCTGGCTGGAGGTAGAAAAACGCAGCTGAAGCAGTATTTTGGATATGACCTTGACTCACATGGAACCTGCAAGTATCTTAATACTGAGTCTAAATGTGAACCTGCTGTTTGCTTAAAGATGACAATTTGTCTAGAGAGAGGTTAG
- the LOC128557796 gene encoding uncharacterized protein LOC128557796 isoform X1, with protein sequence MSAAGASTSGAAEHIEMGEDARKCKEFLCTHIRLATRNPRVKVSSVRDIIQELVDGKIEPEQFLQKLNETSKLNIDPDTLPIGVLKKGLPEIRHSLLYNKIKINGVKAPQVEIFKRHKVACQGYVDTTESQVRNKPAQHEKQILKKMEKFMKSEEFTDIDVRVGRKIFKCHKIVLAASSSYFKALFSSGMSEVQNGFVDLEAVGETEFRDILKVMYSGKCDLNANNVQGLLYTASYLQISFVEKDCIQFIENSIGEFCDSVHFELLKLSNDLSLVSITSRLIYWVACKLQHVRNLEVFKVNMTIDNIIELLDFPLNICSEDEICDSLLKWIEFDMEKRRQYGKDVISKINCLALTEKYMREVFLCHPVVRASTDLKEFTSKCSEYLARPGRQWEYIGEDEAALHRVGHKNVDVLAVCYPTSIQFTQFASLLGGHEYSGQFAMFRESRNDKLRNLKRRPDFIAACNRGRSQIVISTGTQLFYFNGDTCKWSCGPSHTAPSENNCLLYDPDLDCIYSVVAGLEKILIEKCAARCNDMEVLYAENARKEIVQNRTCAYLIGENIYLIKPYHSYTSENKCASIYRFNTITKCMTFIEDTELPFLCSTAVPYKDMVFLIDQSGENILRVSDNGTLIEQHGTVRGDFGYHIPALRISTDFGACIYSGQLILAGGRKTQLKQYFGYDLDSHGTCKYLNTESKCEPAVCLKMTICLERG encoded by the exons GTGCTGCTGAGCATATAGAAATGGGAGAAGATGCAAGGAAATGCAAGGAATTTCTGTGTACACATATCAGATTGGCTACCCGCAATCCAAGAGTCAAAGTGAGTAGTGTGAGAGACATCATACAGGAGCTTGTA GATGGGAAGATTGAGCCAGAGCAGTTTCTACAGAAGTTAAACGAGACCTCAAAACTTAACATAGATCCAGATACTCTACCTATTGGTGTTTTAAAG AAAGGTTTGCCTGAAATACGTCACTCATTGCTGTACAATAAGATAAAGATAAATGGAGTGAAGGCACCGCAAGTGGAGATTTTCAAACGTCATAAAGTTGCATGTCAGGGTTATGTAGACACAACAGAGTCTCAG GTCCGAAATAAGCCTGCCCAGCATGAAAAGCAGATTCtgaagaaaatggaaaaattCATGAAATCTGAGGAATTCACTGATATTGATGTCCGTGTTGGAAGAAAGATTTTCAAGTGTCATAAAATTGTATTAGCAGCATCCAGCTCttatttcaaagctttattttcGTCTGGAATGAGTGAGGTTCAGAATGGATTTGTGGATCTTGAAGCAGTTGGTGAAACAGAGTTTCGGGATATTTTAAAGGTGATGTATTCTGGGAAATGTGACTTAAATGCAAACAATGTACAAGGACTTCTTTATACGGCTTCCTATCTTCAGATTTCGTTTGTAGAGAAAGACTGTATTCAGTTCATTGAAAACAGTATAGGTGAATTTTGTGACAGTGTGCATTTTGAACTGCTGAAATTGAGTAATGACCTGAGTTTAGTATCCATTACAAGTAGATTAATATACTGGGTGGCATGTAAGTTACAACATGTGAGGAACTTGGAAGTATTCAAAGTGAACATGACCATAGACAATATAATAGAACTGCTTGATTTTCCCTTGAATATTTGTAGTGAAGATGAAATTTGTGACTCATTGCTAAAGTGGATTGAGTTCGATATGGAAAAGCGAAGGCAGTACGGCAAAGATgtgatatcaaaaataaattgCCTAGCTTTGACAGAGAAATACATGCGGGAGGTATTCTTATGTCACCCTGTAGTTAGAGCAAGTACTGATCTGAAGGAATTCACATCCAAATGTTCAGAGTACCTGGCAAGACCTGGTAGACAGTGGGAATATATCGGTGAAGACGAAGCCGCGTTGCATCGTGTTGGACATAAGAATGTTGATGTCCTTGCAGTTTGTTATCCTACCAGTATACAGTTCACGCAGTTCGCAAGTCTTCTTGGAGGGCATGAGTATTCTGGGCAGTTTGCAATGTTTCGGGAATCAAGAAATGATAAGCTCCGCAATTTAAAGCGTCGGCCTGACTTCATAGCAGCATGCAACCGTGGTCGCTCACAAATTGTAATTTCAACGGGAACACAGCTGTTCTATTTTAATGGTGACACTTGTAAATGGAGCTGTGGTCCATCTCATACAGCACCATCAGAGAATAACTGTCTTCTCTATGATCCAGACTTGGACTGCATTTATAGTGTTGTTGCTGGCTTAGAAAAAATCCTTATTGAAAAATGTGCGGCCCGTTGTAATGACATGGAAGTTCTTTATGCAGAAAATGCACGGAAAGAAATAGTGCAGAACAGAACATGTGCATATTTGATAGGAGAGAACATTTACCTGATAAAGCCATACCACTCCTATACCTCAGAAAACAAATGTGCATCCATATACAGATTTAATACAATCACAAAGTGTATGACTTTTATAGAAGATACAGAATTACCTTTTCTTTGTTCTACAGCTGTGCCGTACAAAGACATGGTGTTTCTTATTGACCAGTCAGGGGAAAACATATTGAGAGTGTCAGATAATGGCACGCTTATTGAGCAACACGGAACCGTTAGAGGAGACTTTGGTTACCATATACCTGCACTGCGTATAAGTACAGATTTCGGAGCGTGCATATATAGTGGACAGCTAATTCTGGCTGGAGGTAGAAAAACGCAGCTGAAGCAGTATTTTGGATATGACCTTGACTCACATGGAACCTGCAAGTATCTTAATACTGAGTCTAAATGTGAACCTGCTGTTTGCTTAAAGATGACAATTTGTCTAGAGAGAGGTTAG